One Solirubrobacter pauli DNA segment encodes these proteins:
- a CDS encoding LysR family transcriptional regulator: MVDLRKLRALRAVADHGTLAKAADALHLTSSAVSQQLAALEREIGHAVLEPNGRTVRLTGAAHVLLSHADSLFAQVERMEGELAAQDATPRGEVRVSGFPTALASLLAPAVAPLRAAAPEVRISVREAETDESMLLLVNREVDVILSMECRSAPRHDDPRFHREELTGDILDAVLPDAHPLAGEARLDLAALRDETWIAPPVGWSCDEVFMAGCQRAGFTPRIAHRSGDWQAVMRLVAAELGVSLVPRLGHGGTPPGVTIIPLTGDPPKRHVFAACRGGAESNPAVRAVLDAVVQAAA, encoded by the coding sequence ATGGTCGATCTGCGAAAGCTCCGTGCGTTGCGCGCCGTCGCCGACCACGGCACGCTCGCGAAGGCCGCCGACGCGCTGCACTTGACGTCAAGTGCCGTCTCCCAGCAGCTCGCGGCACTCGAACGCGAGATCGGGCACGCCGTGCTGGAGCCGAACGGCCGCACGGTGCGCCTCACGGGCGCCGCGCACGTGCTGCTCAGCCACGCCGACTCGCTGTTCGCGCAGGTCGAGCGGATGGAGGGCGAGCTGGCGGCCCAGGACGCGACGCCGCGCGGCGAGGTCCGCGTGAGCGGCTTCCCGACCGCGCTCGCCAGCCTGCTCGCGCCGGCCGTCGCGCCGCTCCGCGCCGCCGCTCCGGAGGTCCGCATCTCCGTCCGCGAGGCCGAGACGGACGAGTCGATGCTGCTGCTGGTCAACCGCGAGGTCGACGTGATCTTGAGCATGGAATGCCGCTCGGCGCCACGCCACGACGACCCGCGCTTCCACCGCGAGGAGCTCACCGGCGACATCCTCGACGCCGTCCTTCCGGACGCCCATCCGCTCGCCGGAGAGGCGCGGCTGGACCTGGCCGCCCTGCGCGACGAGACCTGGATCGCGCCCCCGGTCGGGTGGTCGTGCGACGAGGTGTTCATGGCGGGCTGCCAGCGCGCGGGCTTCACGCCCCGGATCGCCCACCGCTCCGGCGACTGGCAGGCCGTGATGCGGCTCGTCGCGGCGGAGCTGGGCGTGTCGCTCGTCCCGCGCCTCGGCCACGGCGGCACGCCGCCGGGTGTCACCATCATCCCCTTGACCGGAGATCCGCCCAAGCGCCACGTGTTCGCCGCCTGCCGTGGCGGCGCGGAGTCCAACCCCGCCGTCCGCGCCGTGCTCGACGCGGTCGTCCAGGCCGCCGCGTGA
- a CDS encoding HAD-IA family hydrolase has product MSGFVIFDLDGVLVDSEQVWDQSRKDVVAAHGRQWTDSATTDMLGMSSKEWPVYLIEQLGVPLSVDEINEAVVAAMLREYHAELPLLPGAREVVERLRHLLTLGLASSSNRPIIDVVLSEMGVAAHFKATVSSEEVARGKPAPDVYLEALRRLDADTAVAIEDSEAGIRSAHAAGLYVIAIPNPHFPPSDEALALADQVLENLDAVTYEVVAVGLEARYREAIDVGDVAAWVRLGDLLANLDGREDEAAAAYRTAVEADVPGALGELVQFLFEEERFDEAAELFAAGAGRGEAVALHGLGVVRERQGAVGEAETLLRQAIDAGEPNAHATLARLLSAQFRDDEAAQHFRAGARAGDEYSLIWITLHLRDTGRGDEAEALLSELVAAGVFSGDGIVAQLRAA; this is encoded by the coding sequence GTGAGCGGCTTCGTCATCTTCGACCTGGACGGCGTCCTGGTCGACTCCGAGCAGGTGTGGGACCAGTCGCGCAAGGACGTCGTGGCCGCCCACGGCAGGCAGTGGACCGACAGCGCCACCACGGACATGCTCGGCATGAGCTCGAAGGAGTGGCCGGTCTACCTGATCGAGCAGCTCGGCGTGCCGCTGAGCGTCGACGAGATCAACGAGGCCGTGGTGGCCGCGATGTTGCGCGAGTACCACGCGGAGCTGCCGCTGCTGCCGGGCGCCCGTGAGGTGGTCGAGCGTCTGCGCCATCTCCTCACGCTCGGCCTCGCCTCGTCCTCGAACCGCCCGATCATCGACGTCGTCCTCAGCGAGATGGGCGTGGCCGCGCACTTCAAGGCCACCGTGTCCTCCGAGGAGGTCGCGCGCGGCAAGCCGGCGCCCGACGTCTACCTCGAGGCGCTCCGCCGCCTGGACGCCGACACCGCGGTGGCGATCGAGGACTCCGAGGCGGGCATCCGGTCCGCCCACGCGGCGGGGCTCTACGTGATCGCCATCCCGAACCCGCACTTCCCGCCCTCCGACGAGGCGCTGGCCCTCGCCGACCAGGTGCTGGAGAACCTCGACGCGGTGACCTACGAGGTCGTCGCCGTCGGGCTCGAAGCGCGCTACCGCGAGGCGATCGACGTCGGGGACGTCGCGGCCTGGGTCCGCCTCGGCGACCTGCTCGCCAACCTGGACGGGCGCGAGGACGAGGCCGCGGCCGCGTACCGCACGGCGGTCGAGGCGGATGTCCCCGGCGCGCTGGGCGAGCTGGTGCAGTTCCTGTTCGAGGAGGAGCGCTTCGACGAGGCCGCGGAGCTGTTCGCCGCGGGCGCCGGGCGTGGCGAGGCCGTCGCGCTGCACGGGCTCGGCGTCGTGCGCGAGCGCCAAGGTGCCGTGGGCGAGGCGGAGACGCTGCTGCGCCAGGCGATCGATGCGGGCGAGCCGAACGCGCACGCGACGCTGGCGCGCCTGCTGTCCGCGCAGTTCCGCGACGACGAGGCCGCGCAGCACTTCCGCGCGGGCGCGCGCGCCGGGGACGAGTACTCGCTGATCTGGATCACGCTCCACCTGCGGGACACCGGACGCGGCGACGAGGCCGAGGCGCTGCTGAGCGAGCTCGTCGCCGCCGGTGTGTTCTCGGGCGACGGGATCGTCGCCCAGCTGCGCGCCGCCTAA
- a CDS encoding STAS domain-containing protein, giving the protein MFTLDHDPVDGSHLIVAGGELDLGATSEMSAIFAMAAAGPQDAVVLDLSGVDFIDSSALGTILRAAQSLEASGKRLHVVVPDGPVRRLLEITGTASRFTLHTTRDDAFAAA; this is encoded by the coding sequence ATGTTCACCCTCGACCACGACCCCGTCGACGGCAGCCACCTGATCGTCGCCGGCGGCGAACTCGACCTCGGCGCGACCTCGGAGATGAGCGCGATCTTCGCGATGGCGGCCGCCGGCCCGCAGGACGCGGTGGTCCTCGACCTCTCAGGGGTGGACTTCATCGACTCGAGCGCGCTCGGCACGATCCTCCGCGCCGCCCAGTCGCTCGAGGCGTCCGGGAAGCGGCTGCACGTCGTCGTGCCGGACGGCCCGGTGCGCCGCCTGCTGGAGATCACCGGCACCGCGTCGCGCTTCACGCTGCACACGACGCGCGACGACGCGTTCGCCGCCGCTTAG
- a CDS encoding ABC-F family ATP-binding cassette domain-containing protein, giving the protein MLKGTDLTQSHDGAPLFDGLSLTLDDGARAALVGPNGVGKTTLLRVLAGVDRPERGAVALGAHDRAGYLPQDVLDPRATIDDLLRRALGEVWEVRLELDAHELDLTDLDAYGDAQERFEALGGWALEARLDEARRRLGIEHLPRSKRLGELSGGEAARCLLASVLLGDPTVLLLDEPTNHLDADGRAWLSEWLSGFDGTLLTVSHDRDFLDATVDRVYELSPAGLEAYEGGYTAYREERERRRERLTLVVEAQEKKRRRLEADIAMTARQAQWTERTVSRAEAPKLKRYAKKVAKKSKAREHRLQREMAAETWVRAPREPAAFKVQLESEGSGKRLVTALRGVTVPGVLDNVDLTLHAGDRVALIGPNGSGKSTLLHVLSGRVTPASGEVDVRGETRLLPQVGVVDVPLGHAADIGLLTWFRSQTDLPEAEARTLLAHYRLGSEAIDRPLARLSPGERTRVHVAAIVGGGAELILLDEPTNHLDFDTLEVIEAALGAYRGTLVVATHDRPLIDAIGCDRVLEVHDGHVQEVGMRVR; this is encoded by the coding sequence ATGCTCAAGGGCACCGACCTCACGCAGTCCCACGACGGGGCGCCGCTCTTCGACGGCCTCTCGCTCACCCTCGACGACGGCGCGCGTGCCGCGCTCGTCGGCCCCAACGGCGTCGGCAAGACGACGCTGCTGCGCGTGCTGGCGGGCGTTGATCGTCCCGAGCGCGGCGCGGTCGCGCTCGGCGCGCACGACCGCGCGGGCTACCTCCCGCAGGACGTGCTCGACCCACGGGCGACGATCGACGACCTCTTGCGACGAGCGCTCGGGGAGGTGTGGGAGGTCCGGCTCGAGCTCGACGCGCACGAGCTGGATCTGACCGACCTGGACGCATACGGGGACGCGCAGGAGCGCTTCGAGGCGCTCGGCGGCTGGGCGCTCGAGGCCCGGCTGGACGAGGCGCGCCGCCGGCTGGGCATCGAGCACCTGCCGCGCTCGAAGCGGCTCGGCGAGCTCAGCGGCGGCGAGGCCGCTCGCTGCCTGCTGGCCTCGGTCCTGCTCGGCGACCCGACCGTGCTCCTGCTCGACGAGCCGACCAACCACCTGGACGCCGACGGCCGCGCATGGCTGTCGGAGTGGCTCTCCGGCTTCGACGGCACGCTCCTGACCGTCTCCCACGATCGCGACTTCCTCGACGCGACCGTCGACCGCGTCTACGAGCTCTCACCCGCCGGGCTCGAGGCCTACGAAGGTGGCTACACGGCCTACCGGGAGGAGCGGGAGCGGCGGCGCGAACGGCTCACGCTGGTCGTCGAGGCGCAGGAGAAGAAGCGCCGCCGGCTGGAGGCCGACATCGCCATGACCGCGCGCCAGGCGCAGTGGACCGAGCGCACCGTCAGCCGCGCGGAGGCGCCCAAGCTCAAGCGCTACGCGAAGAAGGTGGCCAAGAAGTCCAAGGCGAGGGAGCACCGGCTGCAGCGCGAGATGGCGGCCGAGACGTGGGTGCGCGCGCCGCGCGAACCCGCCGCGTTCAAGGTCCAGCTCGAGAGCGAGGGCTCCGGGAAACGGCTGGTCACGGCGCTGCGCGGCGTGACCGTGCCGGGCGTCCTGGACAACGTCGACCTGACCCTCCATGCGGGCGACCGCGTGGCGCTCATCGGGCCGAACGGCTCCGGGAAGAGCACGTTGCTGCACGTGCTGAGCGGACGCGTGACGCCGGCCTCCGGCGAGGTGGACGTGCGCGGCGAGACGCGGCTGCTGCCGCAGGTGGGCGTCGTCGACGTCCCGCTCGGCCACGCGGCCGACATCGGGCTGCTGACCTGGTTCCGGTCCCAGACCGACCTGCCGGAGGCGGAAGCGCGAACGCTGCTGGCGCACTACCGCCTCGGCAGCGAGGCCATCGACCGTCCGTTGGCGCGGCTCTCGCCGGGTGAGCGGACGCGCGTGCACGTGGCGGCGATCGTCGGCGGCGGCGCCGAGCTGATCCTGCTCGACGAGCCGACCAACCACCTGGACTTCGACACGCTCGAGGTGATCGAGGCGGCGCTGGGCGCGTACCGCGGGACGCTCGTGGTGGCGACCCACGACCGCCCCCTGATCGACGCGATCGGCTGTGACCGCGTCCTCGAAGTCCACGATGGCCACGTGCAGGAGGTGGGTATGCGCGTGCGATGA
- a CDS encoding NosD domain-containing protein yields the protein MTGFRYVAAAGLLALAAPAVAQAAGPACGATITSDTRLRADLVDCPADGLVIGADDVTLDLGRRTVDGTGAGVGVRVAGHRGVRIKGGTVREFGVGLALDDADGARVSALTVTGIAGRGIDLADGSDGNDFTAVRSTGNRTGFAVTGSTGNRLRLSDLSGNAVTGVLVFGSARTKVQGNRVVDNAGNGIAFVEGSTGNEASANVVRGSVTSLWIDTSDRNVLALNRVSGGGDGVLVAGDGNVVTGNAIDRSVGGCEGCFGYGIGVTAGAGNVVKANLVTRSAGPLDIFAAAGTVADGHGNRAARCEGVSCGSRPRGSGRTPRPEAHRNGGGRRGQR from the coding sequence ATGACCGGATTCAGGTACGTCGCGGCCGCCGGGCTGCTTGCGCTCGCCGCTCCGGCGGTGGCGCAGGCGGCCGGTCCGGCCTGCGGCGCCACGATCACGTCGGACACACGCCTGCGCGCGGACCTCGTCGACTGCCCGGCGGACGGGCTCGTGATCGGCGCGGACGACGTCACGCTGGACCTCGGCCGGCGCACGGTCGACGGCACCGGCGCCGGCGTCGGCGTCCGGGTCGCGGGCCACCGCGGCGTGCGGATCAAGGGCGGGACCGTGCGCGAGTTCGGCGTCGGCCTCGCGCTCGACGACGCCGACGGCGCACGCGTGAGCGCCCTGACCGTCACCGGCATCGCCGGGCGCGGCATCGACCTGGCCGACGGCAGCGACGGCAACGACTTCACCGCGGTCCGCTCGACCGGCAATCGCACCGGGTTCGCCGTCACCGGGTCCACCGGCAACCGGCTCCGGCTCAGCGACCTGTCGGGCAACGCGGTGACCGGCGTGCTCGTGTTCGGGTCGGCGAGGACGAAGGTCCAGGGCAACCGCGTGGTCGACAACGCGGGCAACGGGATCGCGTTCGTCGAGGGCTCGACGGGCAACGAGGCGTCCGCGAACGTCGTCCGCGGCTCGGTCACCAGCCTGTGGATCGACACCTCCGACCGCAACGTCCTCGCGCTCAACCGCGTGTCCGGTGGCGGTGACGGCGTCCTCGTCGCCGGCGACGGCAACGTCGTCACCGGCAACGCGATCGACCGCTCCGTCGGCGGCTGCGAGGGCTGCTTCGGCTACGGGATCGGCGTCACCGCCGGCGCCGGCAACGTCGTGAAGGCGAACCTGGTGACGCGCTCGGCCGGGCCGCTGGACATCTTCGCGGCTGCCGGGACCGTCGCCGACGGCCACGGCAACCGCGCCGCGCGCTGCGAGGGCGTCAGCTGTGGCTCGCGGCCACGGGGCTCAGG